The Amycolatopsis nigrescens CSC17Ta-90 genomic interval GCTGGCCGTCCGCGTCGCGCGGCAGCTTGTTGTAGACGATCTCGTAGCGGTTGCCCGCCTGCTTGTTGCAGTTGTCGACCACGCTCTGGAACGTGTCTTCGGGCGCGTAGTAGATATTGACCTTCAACCCGGTCGCCGCGCCGCAGCCGGTCAACAGGCCGGCGGCCAGCACTCCCGCACCGAGCGCGGCGAACGTCCGGCCCGGTGGCCTTCCACGCCTGCGTTTCCTGCCCGGCATGTTCAGGCGCTCCCTCGCGGGAGGCTCTTGCCGCTTCCCCATTCGGACTCCTTCTCAGCGCGCACGCCCGGCGCGGGACCGGCCCGAAATGCCGCGCGGCGAGGAGAAGCACCGCACCCGCACCCCGACGTGCATGACGCTGGGCGGGAAGTTCACGTACCACCCGCCCAACTGGTGCTGAGCAACCTATGCCGGGCGATCACGGCCCGCAAGCAGTATCCGTAACGATTCAGGAAAATAGCCCCGCGTCCCCTGGACGGGGGAAAACTCGCCAGGGTAACGGGTGAATCGGGGGTCAGCCGGAAGAGCGGTCCAAGACTGGTCGGAGTGTGTCAGCTCGTTGAGCCAGAAGGCCGCATGGCCAGCTTCGCGAGCAGATCCCGGCCCTGTTCGGCGTTGCGCGGCTGGCACAGCACGTCGTAGCGGCCGGCCACCAGCTGGCTGCTCGAGGAGAAGTCCCGGCGGCCGCGGGTGGAGGCGTAACTGATCGCCGCGAAGATCAGCGCGAACAGCACACCGGTCAGCATGCCGACCAGGATCGGCGCGTAGCTGACCCCCTGCGAGTTGAACATGCTCAGCAGGATGCCGATGAGCAGGCCGAACCAGGCACCGGAGACGGCAGCGGTGCCCAGCACCTTGCCCCAGGACAACCGGCCGATCACCCGCTCCACCAGCATCAGGTCGACCCCGACGATGGTCACGTCCTGGACGGTGAAGTCATTGTCGGCGAGGTGTTCCACCGCGCGCTGCGCTTCGGAGTAGTTGTCGTAGGAACCGATCGGCCATCCGGTGGGTGGCGTTGGCAGGCGTGGCTGCCCGGCGGCCGGCCGTCCGGCTGACGAAAAAGGACCGCTCACGATCATCACCTGTGCTGTCGAAGAGGGGTGGGTGCCCCTTCTATCCTGCCAACCAGCCGCTCAACACGCGAATGCGCCCTCAGTCAAGCCTCAAGTCCGTGAAGGCCACCTTGCCTACCTTGAACGTAGGCAAGGTGGCCTTCACGGACAAGCGGGGGCTGGCGGGGGTCAGGATTTGGACTTGTATTCGCGGAGGAGGCCGCGGCTGATGATGGTCTTCTGGATCTCGCTGGTGCCCTCGCCGATCAGCAGGAACGGCGCCTCGCGCATCAGCCGCTCGATCTCGTACTCCTTCGAATAGCCGTAGCCGCCGTGGATCCGGAACGCGTCCTGGGTGACCTCGGCGCAGTACTCGCTGGCGATCAGCTTGGCCATCCCGGCCTCGACGTCGTTGCGCGCGCCGGTGTCCTTCAGCCGCGCCGCGTTCACCATCATCAGGTGCGCGGCCTCCACCTTGGTGGCCATTTCGGCGAGCTTGAACGCGATCGCCTGGTGCTCGGCGATCGCCTTGCCGAAGCTCTTGCGCTGCTGGGCGTACTCCACCGCGAGCTCGAACGCGCGGATCGCGATCCCGCAGGCGCGCGCGGCCACGTTCACCCGACCGACCTCGATCCCGTCCATCATGAAGGAGAAGCCCTTGCCGGGCTGTTCGCCGAGCACCCGGTCGGCACCGATCTCGAACCCGTCGAACACCGCCTCGGTGGTGTCCACGCCCTTGTAGCCCATTTTCTCGATCTTGCCGGGAATGGTCAGCCCCGGCGCCACCTC includes:
- a CDS encoding general stress protein, with amino-acid sequence MIVSGPFSSAGRPAAGQPRLPTPPTGWPIGSYDNYSEAQRAVEHLADNDFTVQDVTIVGVDLMLVERVIGRLSWGKVLGTAAVSGAWFGLLIGILLSMFNSQGVSYAPILVGMLTGVLFALIFAAISYASTRGRRDFSSSSQLVAGRYDVLCQPRNAEQGRDLLAKLAMRPSGSTS
- a CDS encoding acyl-CoA dehydrogenase family protein; its protein translation is MARLAQTAGLTDVQSEILSTVRSFVDKEVIPHAQELEHGDTYPSDIVEGMKEMGLFGITIPEEYGGLGESLLTYALVVEEIARGWMSVSGVINTHFIVAHMISRHGTEEQKKHFLPRMATGEVRGSFSMSEPDLGSDVAAIKTRARKDGDSYRIDGSKMWLTNGGSSNLIALLVKTDEGAEKAHQNLTTFLVEKPEGFGEVAPGLTIPGKIEKMGYKGVDTTEAVFDGFEIGADRVLGEQPGKGFSFMMDGIEVGRVNVAARACGIAIRAFELAVEYAQQRKSFGKAIAEHQAIAFKLAEMATKVEAAHLMMVNAARLKDTGARNDVEAGMAKLIASEYCAEVTQDAFRIHGGYGYSKEYEIERLMREAPFLLIGEGTSEIQKTIISRGLLREYKSKS